A region of Actinobacillus porcitonsillarum DNA encodes the following proteins:
- a CDS encoding capsule biosynthesis protein: MSSNKKGLLKRLKPLLWVTTIIPTALSTFYFSSVASDVYISESSFVVRSPKNQSSMTGIGALLQGSAFSRSQDDTYTVQEYMHSRTALEQLQKALPVREFFENRGDVISRFNGFGFNDSQEAFYKYFREKLGVSFDAVSGIATLRVRAFNAEDGQRINQQLLQQGEELINRLNERARKDTISFAEQAVKDAEENVNSTASALSKYRVKNKIFDLPAQSGVQLSLISSLKSELIRVETQLAQLLSITPDNPQVEALQMRQKSLKKEIEDQSKQLSGNTSSSIAAQTADYQRLVLANELAQQQLTAALTSLYNTKNEADRQQLYLEVISQPSKPDWAQEPYRLYNILATFFIGFILYGVLSLLLASVREHKN; the protein is encoded by the coding sequence ATGAGTTCAAACAAAAAAGGTTTGTTAAAACGATTGAAACCTTTGTTATGGGTAACAACCATTATTCCAACGGCATTATCAACATTTTATTTTAGTTCTGTTGCTTCTGATGTTTATATTTCAGAATCGAGCTTCGTAGTTCGCTCCCCGAAAAATCAATCATCGATGACTGGAATTGGAGCTTTATTACAAGGCTCTGCCTTTAGCCGTTCACAAGATGATACTTATACGGTGCAAGAATATATGCATTCTCGCACAGCGCTTGAACAGCTTCAAAAAGCATTACCCGTAAGAGAATTTTTTGAAAACCGAGGCGATGTGATTAGTCGATTTAATGGCTTTGGTTTCAATGATTCTCAAGAGGCTTTTTATAAATATTTCAGAGAGAAACTTGGCGTGAGTTTTGATGCTGTTTCTGGTATTGCAACACTTCGTGTGAGAGCATTTAATGCAGAAGATGGCCAACGAATCAACCAACAACTCCTACAACAAGGTGAAGAACTTATTAACCGTTTAAATGAACGAGCAAGAAAAGATACGATTTCTTTTGCTGAACAAGCGGTTAAAGATGCAGAAGAAAATGTAAATTCGACCGCTTCTGCCCTTAGTAAATATCGCGTTAAAAACAAAATTTTTGATTTGCCTGCACAATCAGGCGTCCAACTGAGTTTAATTTCAAGTTTGAAAAGTGAGTTAATTCGTGTTGAAACCCAATTAGCACAATTGCTTTCAATTACGCCGGATAACCCTCAAGTTGAAGCATTACAAATGCGTCAAAAAAGTTTGAAAAAAGAGATTGAAGATCAGTCAAAACAACTCTCAGGTAATACATCAAGTTCCATTGCTGCACAAACAGCAGACTATCAACGCCTTGTGTTAGCAAATGAATTAGCACAGCAACAATTAACGGCTGCATTAACTTCTTTATACAATACAAAAAATGAAGCAGATCGCCAACAGCTTTATTTAGAAGTGATTAGCCAACCAAGTAAACCAGACTGGGCACAAGAGCCTTATCGTTTATATAATATCTTAGCAACATTCTTTATCGGATTTATCTTATATGGAGTGTTAAGTTTATTATTAGCAAGTGTAAGAGAGCATAAAAACTAA
- a CDS encoding ABC transporter permease: MQYGDKTSFRQSLAIQGRVIYALLMREIITRYGRQNIGFLWLFVEPLLMTLFITIMWSFVRASQISSLNIVAFTITGYPLMMMWRNASNRAIGAISSNLSLLYHRNVRVLDTLFARMLLEIAGATIAQILIMALFIAIGLIDMPQDIFYMLMAWVLMAIFAIGLGLIICSIAQKFEVFGKLWSTISFVFMPLSGAFFFLHSLPQTAREFFQWVPMVSGTEMFRKGYFGASVTTYENVGFLIICDLVLLFIGLVMVRSFSKGVEPR; encoded by the coding sequence ATGCAATATGGAGATAAAACCTCTTTCCGCCAATCATTAGCCATTCAAGGAAGGGTTATTTACGCCCTTCTGATGAGAGAAATTATTACTCGCTATGGGCGACAAAATATAGGGTTCTTGTGGCTTTTTGTTGAACCTCTTCTTATGACGTTATTCATTACTATTATGTGGTCATTTGTACGAGCAAGCCAAATATCCAGTTTAAATATTGTTGCATTTACTATTACGGGTTATCCACTCATGATGATGTGGCGTAATGCATCAAATCGTGCAATTGGGGCAATTTCTTCAAACTTAAGTTTGTTATACCACCGTAATGTACGTGTATTAGATACCTTATTTGCAAGAATGCTATTAGAAATAGCTGGAGCAACTATTGCACAAATCTTAATTATGGCACTATTTATTGCAATTGGATTGATAGATATGCCACAGGATATTTTTTATATGCTAATGGCATGGGTCTTAATGGCGATTTTTGCCATTGGTTTAGGATTAATCATTTGCTCTATTGCTCAAAAATTTGAAGTCTTTGGTAAATTATGGAGTACAATTAGCTTTGTCTTTATGCCACTTTCTGGCGCTTTTTTCTTTCTTCACTCTTTACCACAAACTGCACGGGAATTTTTCCAATGGGTTCCTATGGTAAGTGGCACAGAAATGTTCCGAAAAGGCTATTTTGGTGCAAGCGTAACTACTTATGAAAATGTAGGTTTTTTGATTATCTGTGACTTAGTTCTACTCTTTATTGGTTTAGTCATGGTAAGAAGCTTTAGTAAGGGAGTTGAACCTAGATGA
- a CDS encoding ABC transporter ATP-binding protein produces MISVKNVSKKYHTNKGWKTVLQDINFDLNKGEKIGILGRNGAGKSTLIRLLSGVEPPTEGTIERKMSISWPLAFSGAFQGSLTGMDNLRFICRIYNADIDYVKHFTEEFSELGDYLYEPVKKYSSGMKARLAFALSLSVEFDCYLIDEVIAVGDSRFAEKCKHELFEKRKDRSIILVSHSPSAMKEYCDNAMVLDKGIMYKFENMDEAYKFYNSTL; encoded by the coding sequence ATGATTAGCGTTAAAAACGTAAGCAAAAAATACCATACAAATAAAGGGTGGAAAACCGTATTACAAGATATCAATTTTGATCTAAATAAAGGAGAAAAAATTGGTATTTTGGGAAGAAATGGTGCGGGTAAATCAACCCTTATTCGTTTATTGAGTGGAGTTGAACCCCCTACAGAAGGGACCATTGAACGAAAGATGTCTATTTCATGGCCATTAGCTTTTAGTGGAGCATTCCAAGGTAGTTTAACTGGGATGGATAATTTACGATTTATTTGCCGTATTTATAATGCAGATATTGATTATGTTAAACATTTCACTGAAGAGTTTTCCGAATTAGGGGATTATCTGTATGAGCCCGTAAAAAAATATTCTTCAGGAATGAAGGCTCGACTTGCATTTGCTTTATCACTTTCCGTTGAATTTGATTGTTATTTAATAGATGAAGTCATTGCTGTAGGCGACTCACGATTTGCAGAAAAATGTAAACATGAGCTTTTTGAGAAACGCAAAGATCGCTCAATTATCTTGGTATCTCATAGTCCTTCTGCAATGAAAGAATATTGTGATAATGCAATGGTTCTAGATAAAGGAATTATGTACAAATTCGAGAATATGGATGAGGCATACAAATTCTATAATTCTACACTTTAA
- the dapF gene encoding diaminopimelate epimerase: MQFSKMHGLGNDFMVVDGVTQNVFLTEEIIQKLADRHRGIGFDQLLLVEAPYDPELDFHYRIFNADGSEVSQCGNGARCFARFVTLKGLTNKQDIHVSTAKGKMVLSLKENGQVRVNMGEPIWEPAQIPFTANKFEKNYILRTSLQTVLCGVVSMGNPHCVLQVEDIQTAPVNELGPLLENHERFPERANIGFMQVINRNHIKLRVFERGAGETQACGSGACGAVAVGIMQGLLDSKVQVDLPGGSLMIEWEGVGHPLYMTGDATHIYDGFVTL, translated from the coding sequence ATGCAATTCTCAAAAATGCACGGACTCGGCAATGATTTTATGGTGGTAGATGGTGTAACACAGAATGTGTTTTTAACCGAAGAGATTATTCAAAAACTCGCCGATCGCCACCGTGGTATCGGATTTGACCAATTATTATTGGTTGAAGCGCCTTATGATCCGGAACTCGATTTCCATTATCGTATTTTTAATGCGGACGGGAGCGAAGTCTCACAATGTGGTAATGGTGCAAGATGTTTTGCTCGATTTGTCACGTTAAAAGGTTTAACGAATAAACAAGATATTCATGTCAGTACTGCAAAAGGGAAAATGGTACTGAGCCTGAAAGAAAATGGTCAAGTGAGAGTGAATATGGGCGAACCGATTTGGGAGCCGGCGCAAATTCCTTTTACTGCCAATAAATTCGAGAAAAATTATATTCTTCGTACTTCGTTACAAACGGTATTGTGCGGTGTTGTTTCAATGGGAAATCCGCATTGCGTTTTACAGGTAGAAGATATTCAAACAGCCCCCGTGAATGAGTTAGGTCCTTTATTGGAAAATCATGAACGCTTCCCTGAGCGAGCCAATATAGGATTTATGCAAGTGATTAACCGTAATCATATCAAGCTACGTGTTTTTGAACGCGGTGCAGGCGAAACACAGGCATGTGGAAGTGGTGCTTGTGGTGCGGTTGCTGTCGGCATTATGCAAGGCTTACTTGATAGTAAAGTCCAAGTGGATTTGCCGGGTGGTTCACTGATGATTGAATGGGAAGGCGTAGGGCACCCACTTTATATGACAGGTGATGCAACCCATATTTATGATGGATTTGTGACGTTGTAA
- a CDS encoding anaerobic C4-dicarboxylate transporter: protein MSAMFILQFAIVLLCILIGARVGGIGLGVFGGLGLAILSFGFGLKPAGLPIDVMFMIMAVVSAAAAMQAAGGLDYMIKIATNILRRNPKYITFIAPLVTWTFTVLAGTGHVAYSVLPVIAEVSRHNGVRPERPLSMAVIASQFAIVASPIAAAVVAVVAFLEPQGVTLGDVLLVTIPSTLLGIMLACVFVNKMGKELKDDPHYQKLLQDPEYVKVNHTDTNPSEVVIKPTAKMSVGLFLFGALLVVLLGAVPSLRPVFDGKPMGMAHAIEIVMLTVGALIIFFCKPDGDEITKGSIFHAGMRAVIAIFGIAWLGDTLMQAHMTEVKEMVSGLVEAAPWAFALALFVLSILVNSQGATVATLFPLAVAIGIPAPILIGVFVAVNGYFFIPNYGPIIASIDFDTTGTTRIGKYIFNHSFMLPGLISMAFCLGLGLLFAQIFL, encoded by the coding sequence ATGTCTGCAATGTTTATCTTGCAATTTGCCATTGTTCTACTTTGTATCTTAATCGGTGCACGAGTAGGCGGTATTGGCTTAGGGGTCTTTGGTGGTCTGGGTTTAGCTATTCTTTCTTTTGGATTTGGCTTAAAACCGGCAGGTTTACCGATTGACGTAATGTTTATGATTATGGCAGTCGTTTCTGCTGCTGCGGCAATGCAAGCTGCCGGCGGTTTAGATTATATGATTAAAATTGCGACCAACATTTTACGCCGTAATCCGAAATATATTACCTTTATCGCACCGCTTGTAACTTGGACATTTACTGTGCTTGCAGGTACGGGTCACGTAGCTTATTCTGTATTACCGGTTATCGCGGAAGTTTCTCGCCACAACGGTGTTCGCCCGGAACGTCCGCTTTCAATGGCGGTTATCGCTTCTCAATTTGCGATCGTTGCAAGCCCAATTGCAGCAGCGGTGGTTGCAGTGGTTGCGTTCTTAGAACCTCAAGGGGTAACGTTAGGCGATGTATTATTGGTTACTATCCCTTCAACCTTATTAGGTATTATGTTAGCTTGTGTGTTTGTGAATAAAATGGGTAAAGAGTTAAAAGACGACCCACATTATCAAAAACTACTACAAGATCCTGAATACGTAAAAGTGAACCACACTGATACAAATCCATCAGAAGTAGTGATTAAACCAACAGCAAAAATGTCTGTCGGCTTATTCTTATTTGGTGCGTTATTAGTGGTGTTATTAGGTGCTGTGCCTAGCTTACGTCCGGTATTTGACGGTAAACCAATGGGTATGGCGCATGCAATTGAAATCGTAATGCTGACTGTTGGTGCATTAATCATCTTCTTCTGCAAACCGGATGGTGATGAAATCACAAAAGGCTCTATCTTCCATGCCGGTATGCGTGCGGTCATTGCTATCTTTGGTATCGCATGGTTAGGCGACACCTTAATGCAAGCTCACATGACTGAAGTGAAAGAAATGGTATCAGGCTTAGTTGAAGCGGCACCATGGGCATTTGCATTAGCGTTATTTGTACTTTCTATCTTAGTAAACAGCCAAGGTGCAACCGTTGCAACACTCTTCCCATTAGCAGTGGCAATTGGTATTCCGGCACCTATTCTTATCGGGGTATTTGTGGCGGTAAATGGTTACTTCTTCATTCCAAACTATGGTCCGATTATCGCTTCTATCGACTTCGATACCACAGGTACAACTCGAATTGGTAAGTACATCTTTAACCACAGCTTCATGCTTCCTGGTTTAATCAGCATGGCATTCTGTTTAGGTTTAGGCTTGCTGTTCGCACAAATCTTCCTATAA
- a CDS encoding CrcB family protein, with the protein MNVLFISLGAVGGAIARWQLGVWLNPFFSQFAFGTLLANWLGCFLIGIAMGLQLHDQQKLLFITGFLGSFTTFSSFSAELSEKLLAGEYGIAMGVLGLHLVGGISFTLLGLWWVRC; encoded by the coding sequence ATGAATGTTTTGTTCATTTCTTTGGGGGCTGTCGGTGGGGCAATTGCTCGCTGGCAGTTAGGCGTATGGTTAAATCCTTTTTTTAGCCAATTTGCGTTCGGAACATTATTGGCAAACTGGTTAGGCTGTTTTCTGATTGGTATTGCGATGGGCTTACAATTACACGATCAGCAAAAGTTACTTTTTATCACGGGCTTTTTAGGCAGTTTTACCACGTTTTCAAGTTTTTCAGCGGAATTAAGTGAGAAATTATTAGCCGGAGAATATGGCATCGCCATGGGAGTGTTGGGATTACATTTAGTGGGTGGTATTAGTTTTACTTTGCTTGGGTTGTGGTGGGTAAGATGTTAG
- a CDS encoding MFS transporter, whose product MHLQKLLLIRRFFSTLAFFSMQTVFFIYLQKKGLSNSEIAFSLSLLFFCNQALAIFAGIWGDRYGLAKMMLLGCLLDVLAYIFFLSADHYGLLLLATTCFGLGSCLFGTNAKACLLALAGEEYAEKTRLQGKYLKVTSMSSMFAPLLVVPFIQFEQIELLIWVCFAIEAVLFVLMVKPFYQIQTVQTLVKFRFAQIREIITKEFLFVHLMLFLPLSIATSFFVIFPFLFDNKLGMPEHSPIALFVNGLLTVLLQSSFSRKINLTAQQTKWVAPLLAVGIIVPWFVTLHFLSVYTAYLYLVIFTVIEVYALTAMANLLVKFDNGTNRGFIFGSSRLLLSMATVVVMNLIPHLFLVA is encoded by the coding sequence ATGCATCTTCAAAAATTGTTATTAATTCGGCGATTTTTTTCTACGCTGGCTTTCTTTTCTATGCAAACGGTCTTTTTTATTTATTTGCAGAAAAAGGGGTTAAGCAACAGTGAAATTGCTTTTTCGTTATCTTTATTATTTTTCTGTAATCAGGCGTTAGCGATTTTTGCCGGCATTTGGGGCGACCGCTACGGTTTGGCAAAAATGATGTTGCTCGGCTGTTTATTGGACGTTTTGGCATATATTTTCTTTTTATCTGCCGATCATTATGGGCTATTGCTGTTAGCAACCACCTGTTTTGGACTGGGCAGTTGTCTATTCGGTACCAATGCTAAGGCGTGCTTATTGGCGCTTGCAGGGGAGGAATATGCTGAAAAAACTCGCTTACAAGGAAAGTACTTGAAGGTAACTTCGATGTCTTCCATGTTTGCACCTTTACTTGTTGTGCCTTTTATTCAATTCGAACAGATTGAACTGCTGATTTGGGTCTGCTTTGCGATTGAAGCAGTTTTATTTGTGTTAATGGTAAAACCGTTTTATCAAATTCAAACGGTACAAACGTTGGTGAAATTTCGTTTTGCGCAAATCCGAGAAATTATTACTAAGGAATTTCTGTTTGTGCATTTGATGTTGTTTTTGCCGTTATCTATTGCGACATCCTTTTTTGTGATTTTCCCATTTTTGTTTGATAACAAACTGGGCATGCCGGAGCACTCGCCGATTGCTTTATTTGTAAATGGATTATTGACGGTGTTATTGCAAAGCAGCTTTTCTCGCAAAATCAATTTAACCGCCCAACAAACGAAATGGGTTGCACCGTTATTGGCAGTCGGCATTATTGTGCCATGGTTTGTTACCTTGCATTTTTTATCGGTTTATACGGCGTATTTATATTTAGTGATCTTTACCGTGATTGAGGTGTATGCTTTAACGGCGATGGCAAACTTACTCGTGAAGTTTGATAATGGCACAAATCGAGGCTTTATTTTTGGTTCATCACGCTTGTTGCTTTCCATGGCAACGGTGGTTGTGATGAATTTAATTCCTCATCTTTTCTTGGTGGCGTAA
- a CDS encoding SlyX family protein, which produces MRTNQELFTRIEELESKVAFQEVTIEELNQALIEQQFALDKLQTQIRHLAEKFKGISASNVASRAEETPPPHY; this is translated from the coding sequence ATGCGGACAAACCAAGAATTATTTACTCGAATTGAGGAATTAGAGAGCAAAGTGGCTTTCCAAGAGGTTACCATTGAGGAACTCAATCAGGCATTAATTGAGCAACAATTTGCCTTAGATAAATTACAGACACAAATTCGTCATTTGGCGGAAAAATTTAAAGGGATTTCGGCGAGTAATGTGGCTTCTCGTGCCGAGGAAACCCCTCCTCCTCATTATTAA
- the fkpA gene encoding FKBP-type peptidyl-prolyl cis-trans isomerase, translated as MSKIKLSMIAVLASSVMSTSVFAEAQKADTKFVDDSSYAIGVLMGKNIEGVIESQKDIFTYNQDKIIAGVQDTLKKSGKLTDEDLQKQLKSLDSYLSSQEEKITAEKNKATVAEGEKFRADYAKKDGVKKTTSGLLYKIEKAGEGASPAKSDIVKVHYKGTLPNGTTFDSSYDRGEPIEFQLDQLIPGWIEAIPMLKKGGKMEIVLPPELGYGNRQAGKIPANSTLKFEIELLDFKPADKK; from the coding sequence ATGTCAAAAATTAAATTATCTATGATTGCGGTACTCGCTTCTTCCGTTATGTCTACCTCTGTTTTTGCAGAAGCACAAAAAGCAGACACCAAATTTGTAGATGATTCTTCTTATGCCATCGGTGTGTTGATGGGCAAAAATATTGAAGGCGTGATTGAATCACAAAAAGATATTTTTACCTATAACCAAGACAAAATTATTGCCGGTGTTCAAGATACATTGAAAAAAAGCGGTAAATTAACCGATGAAGATTTACAAAAACAGCTTAAATCATTAGATAGCTACCTTTCTTCACAAGAAGAAAAAATTACCGCCGAAAAGAATAAAGCAACCGTAGCAGAAGGCGAAAAATTCCGTGCTGACTATGCGAAAAAAGACGGCGTGAAAAAAACAACATCCGGCTTACTTTATAAAATCGAAAAAGCAGGCGAAGGTGCAAGCCCGGCTAAATCAGATATCGTGAAGGTGCATTATAAAGGAACACTCCCAAACGGCACGACATTTGACAGCTCTTACGACCGTGGCGAACCGATTGAATTCCAATTAGACCAACTGATTCCGGGCTGGATTGAAGCAATCCCAATGTTGAAAAAAGGTGGTAAAATGGAAATCGTTTTACCACCGGAGTTAGGTTATGGTAACCGCCAAGCAGGAAAAATCCCGGCAAACTCAACATTAAAATTTGAGATTGAATTATTAGATTTTAAACCGGCAGATAAAAAATAA
- a CDS encoding helix-turn-helix transcriptional regulator translates to MTTFTPFSDEDHAILASYFPVVDGIAALLGEHCEIVLHSLEFLEHSAIYVVNGHNTDRKIGSPLTDKALRSLHNMQTDSVSKPYFTRSKGGGALMKSVTIAIRNRKQHVIGFICINVNLDVPASQFLNSFFPPKEETENAVNFASSVEDLVAQTIEHTIEEVMADRNVSNNNKNRQIVISLFEKGIFDIKEAINQVAERLDISRHTVYLYIRQTKQETEE, encoded by the coding sequence ATGACAACCTTTACCCCTTTTTCAGATGAAGACCATGCCATTTTGGCATCTTATTTTCCTGTGGTGGACGGAATCGCCGCACTCCTAGGCGAACATTGTGAAATCGTCCTTCACTCTCTCGAATTTTTAGAACATTCCGCAATCTATGTCGTGAATGGGCATAATACAGACCGCAAAATTGGCTCGCCACTTACCGATAAAGCATTACGTTCTTTGCATAATATGCAAACAGATAGCGTATCCAAACCTTACTTTACCCGCTCTAAAGGTGGTGGCGCCTTAATGAAATCGGTCACGATTGCCATCCGTAACCGCAAACAGCACGTAATCGGCTTTATTTGTATTAACGTCAATTTAGACGTGCCGGCATCACAATTCTTAAACAGCTTCTTCCCACCCAAAGAAGAAACGGAAAATGCGGTTAATTTTGCCAGCTCTGTGGAAGACTTAGTAGCGCAAACCATTGAGCATACCATTGAAGAAGTGATGGCGGACAGAAACGTTTCAAATAACAATAAAAATCGCCAAATTGTGATCTCATTATTTGAAAAAGGCATCTTCGATATTAAAGAAGCGATCAACCAAGTGGCTGAACGGCTTGATATCTCTCGTCATACCGTTTATCTCTATATCCGCCAAACGAAGCAGGAGACCGAGGAATAA
- the tusD gene encoding sulfurtransferase complex subunit TusD, whose product MQYVLAIKSEGFGSQGATLAYQFAEQLLLSGHEISQIFFFQQGIHNANKWISPASDELNLLEKWQSLAKTHRLSLHLCISAAQRRGVVEQNLAEPFVLAGLGEFSHAVLKADRLLTF is encoded by the coding sequence ATGCAATACGTACTGGCGATAAAATCGGAAGGGTTTGGCTCCCAAGGTGCTACACTCGCTTATCAATTTGCGGAGCAGCTGTTACTCAGTGGACATGAAATCAGCCAAATTTTCTTTTTTCAACAAGGCATACACAATGCCAATAAATGGATTTCGCCGGCAAGCGATGAACTCAATCTACTTGAAAAATGGCAAAGTTTAGCCAAAACACACCGCTTGTCATTACACCTTTGTATCTCGGCGGCACAACGTAGAGGCGTGGTTGAACAAAATCTTGCCGAGCCTTTTGTCCTTGCCGGTTTAGGCGAATTCAGCCATGCGGTTTTAAAAGCCGATCGATTACTGACATTTTAA
- the tusC gene encoding sulfurtransferase complex subunit TusC: MKYKLAILFTQPPFGSATSREGLDALLAASAFCQEEEILILFLNDGVFNLLKNQQPAEILQKDHIATFKLIELYDLTECFVCQESVAARRLENAEWIFSDIRWCSQDEMFAKLQQAEKVLTF, from the coding sequence ATGAAATATAAACTTGCCATTTTATTTACCCAGCCCCCGTTTGGTTCTGCCACCAGCCGAGAAGGCTTAGATGCCTTACTGGCAGCGAGTGCCTTTTGCCAAGAAGAGGAAATCCTAATTCTCTTTCTGAATGATGGCGTATTTAATTTACTGAAAAACCAACAACCTGCGGAAATCCTACAAAAAGATCACATCGCCACCTTTAAACTGATTGAATTGTATGATTTAACGGAATGTTTTGTCTGCCAAGAAAGCGTTGCCGCACGAAGATTAGAAAATGCAGAATGGATATTTTCCGATATCCGTTGGTGTTCTCAAGATGAGATGTTTGCCAAATTACAGCAAGCTGAAAAAGTTTTAACCTTTTAA
- a CDS encoding DsrH/TusB family sulfur relay protein, translated as MLYTLSKAQYDAQELATILEQIRPTDALLLWQDGVLQAVKNPQLFTNIDHVFALKNDVQARNLPLTLPQLSLAEVVKLTEDYAPHVAL; from the coding sequence ATGCTTTATACCTTATCCAAAGCACAATATGATGCCCAAGAATTAGCGACAATCCTTGAACAAATTCGCCCAACCGATGCCCTCCTTTTATGGCAAGACGGCGTGTTACAAGCGGTCAAAAATCCACAATTATTTACCAACATTGACCACGTTTTTGCGCTAAAAAATGATGTTCAGGCAAGAAACTTGCCTCTCACACTGCCACAGCTCTCACTGGCGGAAGTCGTTAAATTAACCGAAGACTATGCTCCCCATGTTGCATTATAA
- the epmA gene encoding elongation factor P--(R)-beta-lysine ligase — protein MTQLDLTKIEWQPTASIEHLLKRAKIMKEIRQFFSDRGVLEVETPVLSEFSVTDVHLSTFSTQFLSPFEREAKPLYLMTSPEYHMKRLLAAGSGAIYQLCKVFRNEEAGKRHNPEFTMLEWYRPYFDMYRLINEVDDLLQQILDCEPAESYSYQFVFQTYVGLDPLSATKSQLVEKARKHGLQCDDDENRDTLLQFLFSEIVEANIGKERPTAVYHFPSTQAALAQVSSEDHRVSERFEFYYKGLELANGFHELDDAQEQIRRFNADNVEREKMGLPPQALDVRFLAALEAGIPNCSGVALGVDRLIMLALGAEHIKEVISFGVESA, from the coding sequence ATGACACAATTAGATTTAACAAAAATAGAATGGCAACCTACGGCTTCAATTGAACACCTATTAAAGCGCGCCAAAATTATGAAAGAAATCCGTCAGTTCTTTTCAGATCGTGGTGTGTTAGAAGTTGAAACGCCGGTATTAAGTGAGTTTTCGGTAACGGATGTTCATCTTTCCACGTTCAGTACGCAATTTCTCTCACCGTTTGAGCGTGAGGCAAAACCGCTCTATCTGATGACGAGCCCGGAATATCACATGAAGCGTTTATTAGCGGCAGGCTCGGGAGCGATTTATCAATTATGCAAAGTGTTCCGAAACGAAGAAGCCGGTAAGCGACACAACCCTGAATTTACCATGTTAGAGTGGTATCGCCCTTATTTTGATATGTATCGTTTAATCAATGAAGTGGACGATTTGCTCCAGCAAATTTTAGATTGTGAGCCGGCGGAGTCATATAGCTATCAATTTGTTTTCCAAACGTATGTTGGATTAGACCCACTTTCTGCCACGAAATCGCAGTTGGTCGAAAAAGCCCGTAAGCATGGTCTGCAATGTGATGACGATGAAAACCGAGATACGCTACTACAATTCTTATTTAGCGAAATCGTAGAGGCTAATATCGGCAAAGAACGTCCAACGGCGGTATATCATTTCCCTTCAACACAAGCAGCGTTGGCACAAGTGAGTAGCGAAGATCATCGAGTGTCTGAACGTTTTGAGTTTTATTATAAAGGGCTTGAATTAGCCAATGGGTTTCATGAATTAGATGATGCACAAGAGCAAATCCGCCGTTTTAACGCTGATAATGTTGAGCGTGAGAAAATGGGCTTACCGCCTCAAGCCTTAGACGTGCGTTTTCTTGCAGCATTAGAAGCCGGTATTCCAAATTGCTCAGGGGTGGCTTTAGGTGTTGATCGTTTGATTATGCTTGCCCTTGGTGCAGAACATATCAAAGAGGTTATTTCGTTCGGGGTGGAGAGCGCCTAA